A window of Candidatus Nezhaarchaeales archaeon contains these coding sequences:
- a CDS encoding fumarate hydratase: MVVLLAYDVLKQAVLTALKRSVTRLPQDVKEAIYHAYRTETSQLGKTQLEAIIKNFELAEKSELPICQDTGIPLFYVKVGPTTCSPKLLEKAIVEAVREATLQGVLRPNVVHPITRRNTGDNTGIHIPHIYWEPVDEDYVEITVLPKGGGSENMSAFAMLPTGAGVVGVKEFIMEAVLKAGSQPCPPTIIGVGIGGSADIAVKLAKQAVMRPLNFRSQDPDTAKLEQELLEAVNSTGIGPMGLGGKWTTLAVNIEYAHCHTASFPIALNMQCWAARRATIKLNVKGEVEQLTP; the protein is encoded by the coding sequence GTGGTTGTACTGCTAGCTTATGATGTGCTTAAACAAGCCGTTTTAACCGCGTTGAAGAGGAGTGTTACACGTTTACCGCAGGACGTTAAGGAAGCGATCTACCACGCCTATAGGACGGAGACAAGCCAACTAGGTAAAACCCAGCTTGAAGCTATAATTAAAAACTTCGAACTAGCTGAAAAATCTGAGTTACCAATCTGCCAGGATACAGGTATACCGTTATTCTACGTGAAGGTTGGCCCTACAACCTGTAGTCCTAAGCTTCTTGAGAAGGCGATAGTGGAAGCCGTACGTGAAGCTACGCTACAGGGCGTACTAAGGCCTAACGTAGTCCACCCTATTACGAGGAGGAATACTGGTGACAACACCGGGATCCATATACCCCATATCTACTGGGAGCCCGTGGATGAGGATTACGTTGAAATCACGGTTCTACCGAAGGGTGGAGGCTCCGAGAACATGAGTGCTTTCGCCATGTTGCCCACCGGGGCTGGAGTAGTAGGTGTGAAGGAATTCATTATGGAGGCTGTATTGAAGGCTGGAAGCCAACCTTGTCCGCCAACCATAATAGGCGTAGGTATTGGTGGATCAGCTGATATAGCGGTTAAACTGGCGAAACAAGCCGTTATGCGACCCTTAAACTTTAGGAGCCAAGACCCGGATACGGCTAAACTGGAGCAGGAACTTCTTGAAGCCGTGAATTCGACTGGTATAGGGCCTATGGGTTTGGGCGGTAAGTGGACGACGTTAGCCGTAAACATCGAGTACGCGCATTGTCATACTGCGAGCTTCCCTATAGCTTTAAACATGCAGTGCTGGGCGGCTCGTAGAGCGACCATAAAGCTTAACGTTAAGGGCGAGGTAGAACAGTTAACCCCGTAG
- a CDS encoding FumA C-terminus/TtdB family hydratase beta subunit yields the protein MGEFHLKTPLTEKDVRSLKLGDVVYLTGTIITARDQAHRRALEYVSKGLRLPLNFEGSAIYHAGPIALKTDKGWKVVAAGPTTSTRMEKLEAEFIEKLGVRMVIGKGGMGLKTSEAMKRFGAVYCAFTGGAAILAANAVKSVRSVEWLDLGAPEALWSLEVENFGPLLVAIDSYGENLYLNVIRNAEAKVKALLDLWRGKALA from the coding sequence ATGGGTGAGTTCCACCTTAAAACCCCTCTAACCGAGAAGGATGTTCGAAGCTTAAAGCTTGGAGACGTCGTTTACCTAACGGGTACAATTATAACTGCTAGGGATCAGGCTCATCGTCGAGCCTTAGAATACGTTAGTAAAGGTTTAAGGTTACCCTTAAACTTTGAAGGTAGCGCCATTTACCACGCTGGCCCTATCGCTTTAAAAACCGATAAAGGTTGGAAGGTAGTAGCGGCTGGTCCAACCACAAGCACTAGGATGGAGAAGCTTGAGGCTGAGTTCATAGAGAAGTTAGGCGTCCGCATGGTTATAGGTAAGGGAGGGATGGGGTTAAAGACCTCAGAGGCGATGAAGAGGTTTGGAGCAGTCTACTGCGCCTTCACTGGTGGAGCGGCTATTTTAGCGGCTAACGCTGTTAAAAGCGTTAGGAGTGTTGAATGGCTCGATCTAGGAGCACCTGAAGCCCTCTGGTCCTTGGAGGTTGAAAACTTCGGCCCCCTACTCGTAGCCATAGATTCGTATGGGGAAAACCTATACTTGAACGTCATTAGGAACGCTGAAGCAAAAGTTAAGGCCTTACTAGATCTTTGGCGGGGAAAGGCGTTAGCTTAA
- a CDS encoding long-chain fatty acid--CoA ligase, whose translation MLSLEKPWFKYWPNGVPRSLKYPEVPLFALLSSTAAKSPEKVAFKCRNRSLTFEDLDRLTDRLAASLVEMGLLQGERVLIFLPNVLEFVISYYAILKAGGIVTAANPLYKEFELKYQLEDSEAIFAITQSDLYPTLKRTASVKLKGVIVVDNGDQEALRLNELLKRDLKPPSFTVKPKEDVAVLQYTGGTTGMPKGAMMTHYNLVVNAIQNATWFKWTEREVVMGVLPLCHTWGSCVCMNSPIYVGARTILMPRFNPEEALETVEKEKATTWYGSATMFNILINHPAIKKYDLSSLRYVKVGAMPIPIELKRRWEALTGVPMIPGYGLTEASPETHTNPPERVKEGSIGIPIIDTEAKVVDVESGTIELKPGEVGELIIRGPQVMKGYWKKDEETRKTLRDGWLYTGDLAKMDVEGYFYIVDRKKDLIKYKGYSVYPAELENVLYTHPAVKECAVVGKPDVEAGEIPKAFVVLKEGFNISKDELIKYCEERVAPYKRIREVEFVSEIPKTLVGKVLRRKLRER comes from the coding sequence GTGTTGAGTTTAGAGAAGCCTTGGTTTAAATATTGGCCTAACGGGGTGCCTAGGAGCTTAAAGTACCCTGAAGTACCGCTTTTCGCTCTACTAAGTAGTACTGCCGCTAAAAGCCCTGAGAAAGTGGCTTTTAAATGTCGAAATCGATCGTTAACCTTCGAGGACCTTGATCGTTTAACGGATAGGTTGGCTGCCTCCCTCGTAGAAATGGGGTTACTACAGGGTGAAAGGGTCCTAATCTTTCTACCCAACGTTCTAGAGTTCGTAATAAGTTACTACGCCATTTTAAAGGCCGGTGGCATTGTTACCGCGGCTAACCCCCTATATAAGGAGTTTGAATTGAAGTATCAGCTTGAAGATTCTGAAGCAATTTTTGCGATTACTCAAAGCGACCTCTATCCAACCCTTAAGAGGACGGCTAGTGTTAAGCTGAAAGGGGTGATCGTAGTAGACAATGGGGATCAAGAAGCCTTACGTCTCAATGAGCTTTTAAAGCGGGACTTAAAGCCGCCGAGTTTCACGGTGAAGCCGAAGGAGGACGTAGCCGTACTACAGTATACGGGTGGTACGACGGGGATGCCTAAAGGGGCTATGATGACCCACTACAATCTAGTTGTTAACGCCATTCAAAACGCTACATGGTTTAAGTGGACCGAGCGGGAAGTGGTTATGGGAGTACTACCGCTCTGTCATACGTGGGGTTCATGCGTCTGTATGAACTCGCCAATCTACGTAGGGGCTCGCACCATTCTAATGCCGCGCTTTAACCCTGAGGAAGCGCTTGAAACCGTTGAAAAGGAGAAAGCTACGACGTGGTATGGATCAGCTACCATGTTTAACATCCTCATTAACCATCCGGCGATAAAGAAGTACGACCTTTCATCGCTACGCTACGTTAAGGTAGGAGCTATGCCGATACCCATCGAGTTAAAGAGGAGGTGGGAAGCACTTACAGGGGTCCCTATGATACCTGGCTACGGCTTAACTGAAGCATCACCCGAAACCCATACGAACCCCCCTGAAAGGGTGAAGGAGGGATCAATAGGTATACCGATAATCGATACGGAGGCTAAAGTCGTAGATGTGGAAAGCGGCACCATCGAGTTAAAACCTGGGGAGGTAGGGGAGCTCATTATCAGGGGGCCGCAGGTTATGAAGGGCTACTGGAAGAAGGACGAGGAAACAAGGAAAACACTTAGGGATGGATGGCTTTACACCGGAGACCTCGCTAAGATGGATGTGGAAGGCTACTTCTACATAGTGGATAGGAAGAAGGACCTCATAAAGTATAAGGGTTACTCCGTTTACCCGGCTGAGCTTGAAAACGTGCTTTATACGCATCCAGCCGTTAAGGAATGCGCCGTAGTCGGGAAGCCTGACGTTGAAGCCGGCGAAATCCCGAAGGCCTTCGTAGTCTTAAAGGAGGGCTTCAACATATCCAAGGACGAGCTAATAAAGTACTGCGAAGAAAGAGTAGCTCCGTATAAGAGGATTAGAGAGGTAGAATTTGTAAGCGAAATACCGAAAACGTTAGTAGGAAAAGTGTTGAGGAGGAAACTTAGAGAACGCTAA